A region of uncultured Carboxylicivirga sp. DNA encodes the following proteins:
- a CDS encoding biopolymer transporter ExbD — MAKFRKKKSGGQQAINTSSLPDIVFMLLFFFMVSTTMKEVDLMVNIAPAQATELSKLEKKELVTFIYVGVPTGKYRSLYGSEPRIQLNDQFATVDDIQSYIAQARDAMKESDQPKMTTSIKADKDCPMGVITEIKQALRKAAALKINYSASEKADVK, encoded by the coding sequence ATGGCTAAATTCAGAAAAAAGAAGAGTGGAGGCCAACAAGCTATTAATACGTCCTCCTTACCAGATATTGTATTTATGTTGCTTTTCTTCTTCATGGTGTCAACAACTATGAAGGAGGTGGATTTGATGGTTAACATTGCTCCTGCTCAGGCAACTGAATTATCAAAACTGGAGAAAAAAGAGTTGGTAACATTTATTTATGTGGGTGTGCCAACCGGTAAGTACAGATCATTATATGGTAGTGAACCACGAATTCAGTTAAATGATCAATTTGCTACTGTTGACGACATTCAAAGTTATATTGCGCAAGCAAGGGATGCTATGAAAGAAAGTGATCAGCCAAAAATGACTACTTCTATCAAAGCAGACAAAGACTGTCCAATGGGTGTTATCACAGAAATAAAGCAAGCTTTACGTAAAGCAGCAGCGTTAAAAATTAACTATTCTGCTAGCGAAAAAGCCGATGTAAAATAA
- a CDS encoding MotA/TolQ/ExbB proton channel family protein has translation MKKLFAFLAVFGMLSLGANALYAQDEENVAEATEQVTEEPAVSEEPATEVADEAAQPEAPKGIHKQIKAKFIEGGAIFMSFVLLALIFGLAICIERIIYLNLASTNTKKLLQNIENALSDGGVEAAKEVCRNTRGPVASIFYQGLDRFDEGIEVVEKSVVSYGSVQMGLLEKGLTWISLFISMAPMLGFMGTVIGMIEAFDNIQSMGTISASAVAGGIKVALITTVSGLIVAMILQVFYNYIVAKIDSIVNTMEDASISLLDILVKFNMKK, from the coding sequence ATGAAAAAGCTATTTGCGTTTTTAGCAGTATTTGGAATGCTGAGTTTAGGTGCCAATGCCTTGTATGCTCAGGACGAGGAAAATGTAGCTGAAGCTACAGAGCAGGTGACTGAAGAACCAGCAGTTAGTGAAGAACCAGCAACAGAAGTAGCAGATGAAGCTGCTCAACCTGAAGCACCAAAGGGTATTCACAAGCAGATTAAAGCAAAATTCATCGAAGGTGGTGCTATCTTTATGAGTTTTGTATTGTTAGCCTTGATTTTTGGTTTAGCAATCTGTATTGAAAGAATTATTTATTTGAATTTAGCTTCTACAAACACTAAGAAGTTACTTCAAAACATTGAGAATGCATTGAGTGACGGAGGTGTTGAAGCTGCTAAAGAAGTATGCCGTAATACCAGAGGTCCTGTTGCTTCTATCTTCTACCAAGGTCTTGATCGTTTCGATGAAGGTATTGAAGTAGTTGAGAAGTCAGTTGTTTCTTATGGATCAGTTCAAATGGGTCTTTTGGAAAAAGGTTTAACCTGGATTTCTTTATTTATCTCTATGGCTCCTATGCTTGGATTTATGGGTACTGTAATTGGTATGATCGAAGCTTTCGATAATATTCAGTCTATGGGTACTATCTCAGCATCAGCAGTAGCAGGTGGTATTAAAGTAGCGTTGATTACTACAGTATCTGGTTTGATCGTAGCTATGATTCTACAAGTATTTTACAACTACATCGTTGCAAAAATCGATAGTATTGTAAATACAATGGAAGATGCTTCTATCTCGCTTCTAGATATTTTGGTAAAGTTCAACATGAAAAAATAA
- the gdhA gene encoding NADP-specific glutamate dehydrogenase, whose amino-acid sequence MSHTSSLGINAFMAELMAKNPAEPEFHQAVHEVVESLDEFLDENPKYKHARILERIVEPERVIMFRVPWIKDKGEMCVNRGYRIEMNSAIGPYKGGLRFHPTVNLGILKFLAFEQVFKNSLTTLPMGGGKGGSDFDPKGKSDNEVMRFCQSFMTELYRHIGPDTDVPAGDIGVGGREIGFLYGQYKRIKNEFTGVLTGKGLNYGGSLIRPEATGYGNVYFAQEMLKTRNETFKNKTVLVSGSGNVAQYTVEKVNDLGGKVVTLSDSNGYIYDPNGIDAEKLKFVMYLKNVKRGRIKEYADKYGAKYIANERPWSEKGEIALPSATQNEISEIEAITLVQNGCYCVSEGANMPSTPEAIHIFQDKGILFGPGKAANAGGVAVSGLEMTQNSMRLNWTREEVDNRLQIIMQSIHSTCCQYGTKDNGFINYVDGANIGGFVKVADAMLAQGAV is encoded by the coding sequence ATGTCACACACTTCATCATTAGGCATTAACGCCTTTATGGCCGAATTAATGGCCAAAAACCCCGCCGAACCTGAATTCCATCAGGCAGTACATGAGGTAGTAGAATCATTGGATGAGTTTCTTGATGAAAATCCAAAGTACAAACACGCACGTATCCTTGAAAGAATTGTCGAACCGGAAAGGGTTATCATGTTCAGAGTTCCCTGGATCAAAGATAAAGGAGAAATGTGCGTTAATCGAGGCTATCGAATCGAAATGAACAGTGCCATCGGTCCTTACAAGGGAGGATTACGCTTTCACCCAACTGTAAATTTAGGAATACTTAAATTTTTAGCTTTTGAGCAAGTGTTTAAAAACAGTCTGACAACCTTACCAATGGGAGGAGGTAAAGGTGGTAGCGATTTCGATCCCAAAGGAAAGTCTGATAACGAAGTGATGCGATTCTGTCAGAGTTTCATGACTGAGTTGTATCGCCACATTGGACCAGACACTGATGTTCCTGCAGGAGATATTGGCGTAGGAGGTCGTGAAATTGGCTTCCTGTACGGACAATACAAACGAATTAAAAATGAATTCACAGGTGTTCTTACTGGTAAAGGACTAAATTACGGTGGTAGCTTAATTCGTCCTGAAGCCACGGGATACGGCAATGTTTATTTTGCCCAGGAAATGCTGAAAACCCGCAACGAAACATTCAAAAACAAAACTGTACTTGTATCAGGATCAGGTAATGTTGCTCAATACACAGTTGAAAAGGTAAATGATTTGGGTGGCAAAGTAGTTACTCTTTCTGATTCCAATGGTTACATATATGACCCTAATGGAATCGATGCTGAGAAACTAAAATTTGTGATGTATCTGAAGAATGTAAAACGAGGCAGAATAAAAGAATATGCAGATAAATATGGTGCAAAATATATTGCTAATGAAAGGCCATGGTCAGAAAAAGGTGAGATAGCATTACCTAGTGCTACCCAAAATGAAATTAGCGAGATTGAAGCCATCACGCTGGTTCAAAATGGTTGCTATTGTGTATCTGAAGGAGCTAATATGCCATCGACACCTGAGGCAATACATATTTTCCAGGATAAAGGCATTCTGTTTGGTCCTGGTAAAGCGGCCAATGCGGGTGGAGTTGCTGTATCAGGGCTGGAGATGACACAAAACAGCATGCGACTTAACTGGACAAGAGAAGAAGTAGATAATCGCTTACAAATTATCATGCAAAGCATACATTCAACATGTTGCCAGTACGGAACTAAAGACAATGGCTTTATTAATTATGTAGATGGTGCCAATATTGGAGGTTTTGTAAAGGTAGCAGATGCAATGCTGGCTCAAGGGGCAGTATAG
- the gdhA gene encoding NADP-specific glutamate dehydrogenase, with amino-acid sequence MDTKMKEFMDSVRVKNPGEDEFLQAVQEVVETVWDFYQENPHYIKAKILERMTEPERVIMFRVPWVDDSGEVQVNRGYRVEFNSAIGPYKGGLRFHPSVTLSGLKFLGFEQTFKNSLTTLPMGGGKGGSDFNPKGKSDLEIMRFCQAFMSELYRHIGPNTDVPAGDIGVGGREIGYLFGQYKKLRNEFTGVLTGKGAEFGGSLIRPEATGFGAIYFVREMLAVRGEKLEGKKVAISGFGNVAWGAALKAVEYGAKVVTISGPDGYIYDPEGVSDDKIEYMLELRASNMDVVAPYAERYPEAQFFAGKKPWEQKVDIAIPCAIQNELNEKDAQLLIDNGCQMIAEASNMGCTAEAAYLATDKIVFAPGKAVNAGGVAVSGLEMTQNSMRLGWSEKEVDERLDQIMTNIHNTCVRFGTEPSGKVNYIKGANIGGFVKVADAMIAQGIV; translated from the coding sequence ATGGATACTAAGATGAAGGAATTCATGGATAGCGTCAGGGTTAAGAACCCCGGCGAAGACGAATTTTTGCAAGCTGTGCAGGAAGTAGTAGAAACAGTATGGGATTTTTATCAGGAAAATCCACATTATATTAAAGCCAAGATCCTCGAGCGTATGACTGAGCCTGAAAGGGTAATCATGTTTCGGGTTCCATGGGTCGACGATAGCGGTGAGGTTCAGGTAAACCGTGGATATCGTGTTGAGTTCAATTCGGCAATTGGTCCATATAAAGGTGGATTGCGTTTTCACCCGAGTGTTACTTTGAGCGGACTGAAATTCTTAGGTTTCGAACAAACATTTAAGAATAGTTTAACCACATTGCCTATGGGTGGTGGTAAAGGAGGATCAGACTTCAATCCAAAAGGCAAGTCGGATCTAGAAATTATGCGCTTTTGTCAGGCTTTTATGAGCGAGCTATATCGCCATATCGGTCCGAATACCGACGTGCCTGCCGGTGACATTGGTGTGGGTGGTCGCGAAATCGGTTATTTGTTTGGACAGTACAAAAAGTTGCGAAATGAATTTACCGGAGTTTTAACAGGTAAAGGAGCCGAGTTTGGAGGAAGCTTAATTCGTCCTGAAGCAACTGGTTTTGGTGCCATTTATTTTGTTCGTGAAATGTTGGCTGTCAGAGGCGAAAAGCTGGAAGGCAAAAAAGTAGCTATTTCCGGATTTGGAAATGTTGCATGGGGAGCTGCACTTAAAGCTGTTGAATACGGTGCCAAGGTGGTGACCATTTCAGGACCGGATGGATATATATATGATCCAGAAGGAGTATCAGATGATAAGATTGAATATATGTTGGAGCTTCGTGCATCTAATATGGATGTTGTAGCGCCTTATGCAGAGCGTTATCCTGAAGCTCAGTTTTTTGCTGGCAAAAAACCATGGGAGCAAAAAGTGGATATCGCTATTCCTTGTGCAATTCAAAATGAATTGAATGAAAAGGATGCACAGTTGTTAATTGATAATGGTTGTCAGATGATTGCAGAAGCATCCAATATGGGATGTACGGCGGAAGCAGCTTATTTAGCAACCGACAAAATTGTTTTTGCACCTGGTAAGGCAGTAAATGCCGGAGGTGTTGCTGTTTCTGGTTTAGAAATGACACAGAATAGTATGCGTCTTGGCTGGTCTGAGAAAGAAGTGGATGAACGTCTGGATCAGATTATGACCAATATTCATAATACTTGTGTGCGATTTGGAACTGAACCAAGTGGTAAGGTTAACTACATAAAAGGAGCAAATATTGGTGGTTTTGTGAAAGTAGCTGACGCTATGATTGCTCAGGGTATAGTATAA
- a CDS encoding biopolymer transporter ExbD translates to MGKREVQEVNAGSMADIAFLLLIFFLVTTTMDTDTGLARLLPPMQEDQPDDTPPIKERNVFTVLVNSNNQLLVEGKPMGMEELTEATKEFIENPLDKDNLPEKKETEVPFFGMQMITKGVISLQTDNGTQYQTYLMVQNELQRAINELRQDLAKRKFGKDYDDLEKEEQDAIRTIIPQKISEAEPKNIGGK, encoded by the coding sequence ATGGGAAAAAGAGAAGTACAGGAAGTAAATGCAGGGTCAATGGCGGATATCGCCTTCCTATTATTGATCTTCTTCTTGGTTACTACTACCATGGACACTGATACTGGTTTGGCTCGTTTACTTCCTCCAATGCAGGAAGATCAGCCTGATGATACTCCTCCAATTAAGGAGCGAAATGTATTTACGGTATTGGTGAACAGTAACAATCAGTTACTGGTAGAAGGTAAACCAATGGGTATGGAAGAGTTGACTGAAGCAACTAAGGAGTTTATTGAGAATCCATTGGATAAAGATAATTTGCCTGAAAAGAAAGAAACGGAAGTGCCTTTCTTTGGAATGCAAATGATCACTAAAGGTGTGATTTCATTACAAACAGATAATGGAACACAATACCAGACTTATCTGATGGTTCAAAACGAACTTCAGCGTGCTATTAATGAACTGAGACAGGATTTAGCTAAACGGAAATTTGGCAAGGACTATGATGACTTGGAAAAAGAAGAGCAGGATGCTATTCGTACCATCATCCCTCAAAAGATTTCTGAAGCTGAACCTAAAAATATAGGAGGAAAATAG
- a CDS encoding TatD family hydrolase, translated as MIDTHSHIYSEEFDQDRLEIIKAAREVGVKKILLPNVDASSIERMHQTESEFPEMCTAMMGVHPTSVKEDYKKELEIVKHWLDKRSYIAVGEIGIDLYWDKTFLKEQMEVFEQQIIWAKELDLPIVIHCRDAFPEVFEVVEKQLDEKLKGVFHSFTGDINDAKRILEYGSFMMGINGVVTFKNTHLRDVLKEVPLNKLVLETDAPYLAPVPYRGKRNQPAYIEKVAHTLSQVYEMPLDLIIAHTSDNASHIFNI; from the coding sequence TTGATTGATACGCATTCGCATATTTACTCTGAAGAATTTGATCAGGACAGGTTAGAAATAATTAAAGCGGCTCGTGAAGTCGGTGTTAAAAAAATATTACTGCCCAATGTTGATGCCTCATCTATTGAAAGAATGCACCAGACTGAAAGTGAATTTCCAGAAATGTGCACTGCAATGATGGGGGTGCATCCGACTTCTGTTAAAGAGGATTATAAAAAGGAACTGGAGATAGTTAAACACTGGCTTGATAAGCGTTCTTATATAGCTGTTGGCGAAATCGGGATTGATTTATATTGGGATAAAACCTTTTTAAAAGAACAAATGGAGGTTTTTGAGCAGCAAATCATTTGGGCAAAAGAGCTTGACTTACCAATTGTGATTCATTGCCGTGATGCTTTCCCGGAAGTTTTTGAGGTGGTGGAGAAACAACTGGATGAAAAGCTGAAAGGAGTTTTTCATAGTTTTACAGGTGATATCAATGATGCCAAACGCATTTTGGAATATGGTTCTTTTATGATGGGTATAAATGGGGTGGTTACTTTTAAAAACACTCATTTACGGGATGTGTTAAAAGAAGTGCCTTTAAATAAACTGGTTTTGGAAACAGATGCACCTTATCTGGCACCTGTTCCATATCGGGGTAAAAGAAATCAACCAGCCTATATCGAAAAAGTTGCTCATACATTAAGTCAGGTGTATGAAATGCCTTTAGATCTTATTATCGCCCATACGAGCGATAATGCATCACACATATTTAATATATAG
- a CDS encoding asparaginase, which translates to MEERQVLIIYTGGTIGMVIDPETNTLVPFDFEKVSKQVPELKKFDFNVKSYSFDPLVDSSDMNPDIWVKIVEIIEENYSLYDGFVILHGTDTMAYTASALSFMLTNLKKPVILTGSQLPLGTIRTDGKENLITALEIAAAQKNRQALVPEVCIYFNEKLFRGNRTTKYNAEHFRAFRSDNYPPLAEAGIHIKYNYPYIRYKTMSGAFKVSRKMDTNVALLRIFPGINKEVVRAVLSVNGLKAVVLETYGSGNAPTQKWFLKEIEDALARGLIIVNVTQCLAGSVEMWRYETGVHLLEMGVISGHDMTTESAITKLMYLLANTNSKEEIKNNLNKSLHGEIYI; encoded by the coding sequence ATGGAAGAAAGACAAGTTCTTATAATATATACAGGTGGTACCATTGGTATGGTAATAGATCCGGAGACCAACACCCTGGTTCCTTTCGATTTCGAGAAGGTGTCTAAGCAAGTGCCTGAATTAAAGAAGTTTGACTTTAATGTAAAGAGTTATTCGTTCGATCCTTTAGTGGATTCTTCAGATATGAACCCGGATATATGGGTGAAGATTGTCGAGATTATTGAAGAGAACTATTCTCTTTATGATGGATTTGTTATTCTGCATGGTACAGATACAATGGCTTATACAGCCAGTGCCCTGAGTTTTATGCTCACAAATCTAAAGAAACCCGTTATCTTAACAGGTAGTCAGCTTCCTTTAGGTACGATCAGAACGGATGGTAAAGAAAACCTTATCACAGCACTAGAGATTGCTGCAGCGCAAAAAAATAGGCAGGCCCTGGTGCCAGAGGTGTGTATATATTTTAATGAAAAATTGTTCAGAGGTAACCGTACTACCAAGTATAATGCAGAACATTTCAGAGCTTTCCGTTCTGATAACTATCCGCCGTTGGCAGAAGCAGGTATTCATATAAAATACAACTATCCTTATATAAGGTATAAAACCATGAGTGGTGCTTTTAAAGTTTCAAGAAAGATGGATACTAATGTGGCTCTTCTGCGAATCTTTCCCGGTATAAATAAAGAGGTTGTTCGTGCAGTACTATCTGTTAATGGATTAAAGGCTGTGGTGCTCGAAACCTATGGCTCGGGTAATGCACCAACACAAAAATGGTTTTTAAAAGAAATTGAAGATGCACTGGCCAGAGGACTCATAATCGTTAATGTTACACAATGTCTTGCAGGAAGCGTGGAGATGTGGCGTTACGAAACTGGAGTACATCTTCTGGAAATGGGTGTTATCAGTGGGCATGATATGACAACAGAATCGGCAATTACCAAATTGATGTATCTCTTAGCCAATACGAATTCCAAGGAGGAGATTAAAAACAATCTTAATAAGTCGCTTCATGGCGAAATATATATATAG